AATCCCGAGCGTGACCGGCGTGTCACGGTCCAGGGAGACGTCGGTGAGCCTGCCGGCGGCCGAATCGGCGATCACTCGATCGTGATCGGTGTCGCCGGTGACGATCGCGCCGAGGACCGCAACGGCGTCGATCTCTGGACGGCGGGCCAACCGGTCGGCCGCGAGCGGCGTGTCGTAGGAGCCGGGCACCTCGATCGTCTCGAGTATCTCGGCGCCGGCCTCGTCGGCGGCGTCCC
The genomic region above belongs to Natronomonas moolapensis 8.8.11 and contains:
- the ribH gene encoding 6,7-dimethyl-8-ribityllumazine synthase; protein product: MVALGLVVAQFNKERPVTHEMESRARDAADEAGAEILETIEVPGSYDTPLAADRLARRPEIDAVAVLGAIVTGDTDHDRVIADSAAGRLTDVSLDRDTPVTLGITGPGMSQAEAEERTHHGASAVRSAISLAEELDTL